The nucleotide window ATCAAAGAAATCGAAAAAGCGATCGTCGCGGGCGAACTGGGCCTGAATCCGCAAAGCGACGGCCGCGTCGTGCGGTTGAACGTCCCGCCGTTGTCGACCGAAGTCCGCAAGAAAATGGTCTCTCGGATCAAAGAGTTGGCCGAAGAAGCCAAGATTTCGATCCGAAATATTCGCCGTGATGCCAACAAAGCGGCTGATCAGGGCGAAAAGGATAAGGTCATGACCGAGGACGATCGTGACAAGCTGAAAGATGACGTCCAGGAGCTGACCAAGAAGTACGAGGCTCAAGTCAACGACTTGGCCAAAGCCCGCGAATCCGAAGTCCTTGAGGATTAACTCACCGTGTTGATGCCGCTGGAAACCGTTTCGCCATCTGTGACCCGCTCGCTTGCCGCGATCCCCGGTTTCGACGTGGCATCGATTGTGCCCTCGCAAGCCGTTCTGTTCGAACTGGCCCAAGTCAACAATTTGACCCGCGGCGCCCTGATCGGTGCCCTGGTCCTGTTTGTCATCTTCATGGTGACCTTGTTTGTCTTCGCCAGCTACTTCGGTCTGTGGATCCAGTCCCAGTTGACCGGGGCCGGCGTG belongs to Crateriforma spongiae and includes:
- the frr gene encoding ribosome recycling factor, giving the protein MSTDEILMDAEERMEKAVSVLGNNLSGIRTGRATPGLVDSLKVEVYGSQTPLKQLASIGVPEPQQILIRPYDAGTIKEIEKAIVAGELGLNPQSDGRVVRLNVPPLSTEVRKKMVSRIKELAEEAKISIRNIRRDANKAADQGEKDKVMTEDDRDKLKDDVQELTKKYEAQVNDLAKARESEVLED